One stretch of Cryomorphaceae bacterium 1068 DNA includes these proteins:
- the paaZ gene encoding phenylacetic acid degradation bifunctional protein PaaZ, producing the protein MRLENYVLGKWTPGDGEGKMLYNAINGSEVAVADSSGLDFGDILQYGRKVGNPALRKMTFQERGLMLKALALHLFSMKEKFYELSYLTGATKMDSWIDIEGGIGNLFAYASLRRQFPNEPFYVDGEAAPMSKGGTFIGHHIMVPKEGVAVHINAFNFPVWGMLEKVAVNFLAGVPAVVKPATVTSYLTELVVREIIASKILPEGALQLICGSARGIIDHVESQDVVTFTGSAVTGKMLKSNKRIVDEAVPFNMEADSLNSSVLGLDVEPGSPEFDLFIKEVQREMTVKCGQKCTAIRRVIVPEDRIEDVQIALANRLAKTTIGDPQIEGVRMGALAGQEQVREVRDQIEKLLESSELVYGNMDKVKAQGDGTDNGAFISPIVLLNNDPFNNHATHEVEAFGPVSTLLPYKTLDEAIEITKMGKGSLVCSLATYDDNIAKNFVLGAASHHGRILVLNRDCAKESTGHGSPMPMLTHGGPGRAGGGEEMGGKRGVFHYMQRTSIQGSPTTLTRITNQYQVGGKQNETEVHVFRKHFEDLVVGDTVITAKHTVTEADITNFANVSGDNFYAHVDATSLEGTIFEQRVAHGYFVLSKAAGLFVEAKKGPVLLNYGIEECRFTKPVYPGMTIGVKLTVKEKIEQEKKSEEDIAKGIVKFLVDVYDDEGETVAIATILTMVKKKNQE; encoded by the coding sequence ATGAGACTCGAAAATTACGTTTTAGGAAAATGGACTCCGGGCGACGGGGAAGGCAAGATGCTCTACAACGCCATCAATGGATCTGAAGTAGCAGTTGCCGATAGTTCCGGATTGGACTTTGGCGATATTCTTCAATACGGACGCAAGGTTGGAAATCCCGCTTTGCGCAAAATGACTTTTCAAGAGCGCGGGCTTATGCTCAAAGCATTGGCTCTCCACCTCTTTTCGATGAAGGAAAAGTTCTACGAACTTTCTTACCTCACCGGAGCGACGAAGATGGACAGCTGGATCGATATTGAAGGAGGAATTGGAAACTTGTTCGCCTATGCCAGCCTAAGGAGACAATTCCCCAATGAACCGTTCTATGTGGACGGTGAAGCGGCTCCCATGTCAAAAGGCGGGACTTTCATAGGTCATCACATCATGGTGCCCAAAGAAGGAGTAGCCGTTCATATTAATGCTTTCAATTTCCCGGTATGGGGAATGCTCGAAAAAGTGGCCGTCAACTTTTTGGCAGGAGTGCCTGCTGTGGTAAAGCCTGCCACCGTTACCTCCTACCTTACGGAATTGGTCGTTCGCGAAATTATCGCATCGAAAATATTGCCGGAAGGCGCACTTCAACTGATCTGCGGATCGGCAAGAGGAATTATAGACCACGTAGAATCTCAAGATGTGGTCACTTTTACGGGATCTGCCGTAACGGGAAAGATGCTCAAGTCAAACAAGCGCATCGTAGACGAAGCCGTACCTTTTAATATGGAGGCGGACTCGCTTAATTCGAGCGTGCTGGGACTTGATGTGGAGCCGGGAAGCCCAGAATTTGATCTTTTCATCAAAGAAGTGCAGCGAGAGATGACGGTGAAGTGCGGACAGAAATGCACGGCTATACGGAGGGTGATCGTTCCCGAAGATAGAATAGAAGACGTACAGATTGCCTTAGCCAATCGCTTGGCGAAAACGACAATTGGCGACCCTCAGATTGAAGGAGTAAGAATGGGCGCCCTTGCGGGACAAGAGCAAGTCCGCGAAGTGCGCGACCAAATAGAGAAGCTTCTCGAAAGCTCAGAATTGGTTTATGGAAACATGGACAAGGTGAAGGCTCAAGGCGATGGAACCGACAATGGTGCTTTCATTTCTCCAATCGTTCTCTTGAACAATGATCCATTCAACAATCATGCGACCCACGAAGTGGAAGCATTTGGTCCTGTGAGTACGCTCCTCCCCTACAAAACACTCGACGAGGCCATCGAAATCACGAAGATGGGTAAGGGCTCTTTGGTTTGCTCTTTAGCCACTTACGACGACAATATCGCAAAGAATTTTGTTTTGGGTGCGGCCAGTCACCACGGAAGAATATTGGTGCTAAACCGCGACTGTGCCAAAGAAAGCACTGGGCACGGTTCGCCAATGCCTATGCTCACTCACGGTGGCCCGGGGAGAGCAGGTGGTGGTGAAGAAATGGGCGGAAAACGAGGAGTTTTCCATTACATGCAGCGAACGTCTATTCAAGGCTCTCCTACCACTCTCACGAGAATTACCAACCAATACCAGGTTGGTGGTAAACAAAACGAAACGGAAGTGCATGTCTTCCGAAAGCACTTTGAGGATTTAGTAGTTGGCGATACGGTAATTACCGCGAAGCATACGGTTACTGAGGCTGACATCACGAATTTTGCCAATGTTAGCGGCGACAATTTTTACGCACACGTGGACGCCACTTCACTGGAGGGCACCATCTTCGAGCAGAGAGTCGCTCATGGATATTTCGTCTTGAGTAAAGCTGCCGGATTGTTTGTTGAAGCCAAAAAGGGTCCTGTGCTATTGAACTACGGAATCGAGGAATGTCGATTCACCAAACCTGTCTACCCCGGAATGACAATCGGCGTAAAGCTTACGGTTAAAGAAAAAATAGAACAGGAAAAGAAAAGTGAAGAGGACATCGCAAAAGGAATTGTGAAATTTTTGGTTGACGTTTACGACGATGAAGGTGAGACTGTGGCCATTGCGACGATACTTACTATGGTCAAGAAGAAGAATCAGGAATAA
- a CDS encoding SpoIIE family protein phosphatase: MIVLTGFFAIVSYYDTINGFEKAEMNRLKTIIKTQAHFIEALEIGRSIGSSEEHQQLIRSKLQDLLTSTNRLNELEQGVSLVLIRNHDGQKEIISSGDIVSIEKSNQKIHSFFESTTRERFEQDISAASTEESLLFAYPIIFEQLTGYRGYLFVEENISAKLSTARYKLMQRLGMALAMIVFLGIIGSKYLNRILRHEVHAKRKLKDYAALAEERNKELERLSFVMGKSETLILLTDQNGKIEWLNQKAKKTNNYSVEELNDFIGRELAEVSRYPQIKDAIEIVNRTKKKHIYETKSYDENKRAFWASTTITPILNEYGEVDNLLFVDADITKLKRAEKEISKLANFARENTNALMRFSKTGEVLFANDPGKELLSQWGSRVDGLLKKPSILNTIRLASDLEQEQKLNLESNHRIYSLRFHPVCGKDYVNVYAEDITEVKLAEKAYRDRASMIEKHNLNITDSINYAKRIQDAIIPGEDHIRKYFTDSFLIYRPKDIVSGDFVWLHEIKPQEEYLLALADCTGHGVPGAMMSIIGHSLLNEIVEGEEITDPALILEELNKEVIKTLRQKTDGESSDGMDVSIVKINIPELTITFAGAYQDIYWMNGKLNTVKGDRQPIGGKHHIIDRKFQNQQFKITKGDSIFLASDGFADQFGGPEDKKFLKKRLSELISSNYKYSMQAQSFIYEKAFENWKGAHEQIDDVSVVGIKF; the protein is encoded by the coding sequence ATGATTGTACTCACCGGGTTTTTTGCTATCGTTTCTTACTACGATACCATTAACGGCTTTGAGAAAGCGGAGATGAATCGTTTAAAGACCATCATCAAAACTCAGGCTCATTTCATAGAGGCTTTGGAAATAGGCCGTTCCATTGGATCCTCAGAAGAGCATCAACAACTTATACGATCTAAGCTGCAGGACTTATTGACCAGCACGAATAGACTGAACGAACTGGAGCAAGGTGTATCTCTGGTTTTGATTCGAAATCATGATGGTCAAAAGGAAATTATCTCTTCAGGAGATATTGTTTCAATAGAAAAATCCAATCAGAAAATTCATTCGTTTTTCGAATCCACTACCCGAGAGCGATTTGAACAAGACATTAGCGCGGCGAGCACTGAAGAAAGTCTTCTCTTCGCCTACCCGATCATTTTTGAGCAATTGACAGGTTATCGGGGTTACCTCTTTGTAGAGGAAAATATTAGTGCAAAGCTCTCAACGGCTAGGTATAAGCTGATGCAAAGGTTAGGGATGGCTTTGGCAATGATTGTCTTCTTAGGCATCATTGGAAGCAAGTATCTCAATAGAATTCTACGCCATGAAGTCCATGCAAAGAGAAAACTTAAAGATTACGCCGCCTTGGCTGAGGAGAGAAACAAAGAGCTGGAAAGACTTTCATTCGTAATGGGAAAAAGTGAAACACTGATACTCCTAACCGATCAAAACGGAAAGATCGAATGGCTAAATCAAAAAGCGAAAAAGACGAACAACTATAGTGTTGAAGAATTAAATGACTTCATTGGTCGTGAGTTGGCAGAAGTGAGTCGCTATCCCCAAATCAAGGATGCCATCGAAATAGTCAATCGGACGAAGAAGAAACACATTTACGAAACGAAATCTTACGACGAAAACAAGCGCGCCTTCTGGGCAAGTACGACTATTACCCCCATTCTCAATGAGTATGGAGAAGTTGACAATCTTCTTTTTGTAGACGCTGATATCACGAAACTTAAGAGAGCTGAAAAAGAAATTTCGAAACTAGCCAACTTTGCAAGAGAGAACACCAATGCATTGATGCGCTTTTCTAAAACAGGAGAAGTTCTATTTGCAAATGACCCCGGAAAAGAGCTACTCAGTCAGTGGGGCTCACGAGTAGATGGACTCCTTAAAAAACCTTCAATTCTCAATACGATCAGACTTGCATCGGATCTCGAGCAGGAGCAAAAACTCAATCTCGAATCGAATCACAGAATCTATAGCCTTCGCTTCCACCCCGTCTGTGGAAAAGACTATGTGAATGTATACGCAGAAGATATTACGGAAGTAAAACTTGCCGAGAAGGCTTATCGCGATCGCGCTTCAATGATTGAAAAGCACAATCTAAACATCACAGACAGCATCAATTATGCAAAGCGCATTCAAGATGCCATAATCCCCGGTGAGGATCACATCAGAAAATATTTTACGGACTCTTTTCTAATTTATCGACCCAAGGATATTGTCAGCGGAGATTTTGTTTGGTTGCACGAAATCAAGCCGCAGGAAGAATACTTACTTGCACTGGCCGATTGCACAGGTCATGGGGTTCCCGGTGCCATGATGTCGATAATCGGCCATAGTTTGCTCAATGAAATCGTGGAAGGAGAAGAAATTACAGATCCTGCTCTTATTTTGGAAGAATTGAACAAGGAGGTAATCAAAACACTTCGTCAAAAAACGGATGGAGAATCAAGTGATGGAATGGATGTGAGTATTGTTAAGATCAATATCCCCGAATTGACCATCACTTTTGCAGGAGCTTACCAAGACATCTACTGGATGAATGGTAAGCTCAACACCGTGAAAGGAGACAGACAACCCATTGGTGGAAAGCACCATATTATTGACAGAAAATTTCAGAATCAGCAATTCAAAATCACTAAAGGAGACTCGATTTTCTTGGCCAGTGATGGATTTGCAGACCAGTTTGGTGGCCCTGAGGACAAAAAGTTTCTGAAAAAACGCTTATCGGAGCTTATCAGTTCCAACTACAAGTACAGCATGCAAGCTCAATCATTTATCTATGAAAAGGCTTTCGAAAATTGGAAAGGAGCTCATGAGCAAATTGACGATGTCTCCGTAGTTGGAATCAAGTTTTAG
- a CDS encoding bifunctional alpha/beta hydrolase/OsmC family protein has protein sequence MKSKKIEFKNKEGLTLSAKLELPITKPPQYFAVFAHCFTCGKNARAATYISRELTQYGVGVLRFDFTGLGMSEGEFGETDFTSNISDLESAAEFLAENYKAPKLLIGHSLGGTAVLHAAKRIESIDAVCTIGAPSEAEHVLHHFEESREEIEQKNISEVNIGGRPFNIGVQFIRDVESQKTAALLPKLKKALLILHSPQDQIVSIDNAAEIYMSARHPKSFITLDGANHLLTDKNDASYAAKMIGAWVSRYLPLEIEKKEPSEDVLVQLGSDGFTTEISAGDHVFLADEPEEVGGNNMGPTPYQLLNASLGTCTAMTLKMYAERKSWPLEKVTVSLRNSKMHVEDSANPEGKKSKVEVFKRRISIEGDLDAEQRRRLLEIANKCPVHRTLTESDVKVETELIE, from the coding sequence TTGAAATCAAAAAAGATCGAATTTAAAAATAAAGAAGGTTTGACCCTAAGCGCCAAACTTGAACTTCCAATTACCAAACCGCCGCAATACTTTGCAGTCTTTGCCCATTGCTTTACCTGTGGAAAAAATGCTCGAGCGGCCACCTACATATCTCGTGAGCTCACTCAATACGGTGTTGGGGTTCTTCGGTTTGACTTTACCGGATTGGGTATGAGCGAAGGTGAATTCGGTGAGACGGATTTCACGTCAAACATTTCCGATCTTGAATCTGCGGCTGAATTTTTGGCCGAAAACTACAAAGCGCCTAAACTCTTAATTGGCCATTCACTGGGAGGAACAGCAGTACTTCATGCCGCAAAACGAATAGAGTCAATCGATGCGGTATGCACAATCGGTGCTCCTTCTGAAGCAGAACATGTGCTGCATCATTTTGAAGAAAGCCGAGAAGAGATTGAACAGAAGAACATTTCGGAGGTCAATATTGGCGGAAGACCATTTAATATCGGTGTGCAATTCATTCGAGATGTTGAGAGTCAAAAAACGGCCGCCTTACTTCCAAAACTCAAAAAGGCCTTGTTGATATTGCATTCTCCGCAAGATCAAATTGTAAGTATTGACAACGCCGCAGAAATCTATATGTCTGCGCGCCACCCAAAAAGCTTTATCACGTTAGATGGTGCTAATCACTTACTCACCGACAAGAATGACGCCTCATACGCTGCTAAAATGATTGGTGCTTGGGTGAGTCGCTACTTACCGCTTGAGATTGAGAAGAAAGAGCCCTCAGAAGATGTGCTGGTTCAACTAGGGTCTGATGGATTCACTACTGAAATCTCTGCGGGAGATCATGTTTTCCTGGCAGATGAACCTGAGGAAGTTGGTGGAAACAACATGGGCCCTACACCCTATCAATTGCTCAATGCCTCATTGGGAACTTGCACAGCAATGACACTTAAAATGTACGCTGAGCGCAAATCATGGCCTTTAGAAAAGGTAACCGTATCGCTAAGAAACAGCAAGATGCACGTGGAGGACAGCGCAAACCCTGAAGGGAAAAAGAGCAAGGTGGAAGTGTTCAAACGACGTATCTCCATTGAAGGAGATTTGGATGCTGAGCAAAGACGGAGACTGCTGGAAATCGCCAATAAATGCCCTGTGCATAGAACGCTTACTGAGAGTGATGTGAAGGTAGAAACGGAGCTCATAGAATAG
- a CDS encoding enoyl-CoA hydratase/isomerase family protein — translation MNSTDFPNGNVTLTKNDGIGTIEFFHPASNSLPGVILKLLADTIAEAGNDNEIHVIVIKSSGDRAFCAGASFDELMSINNEEVGKEFFMGFARVINAMRKAPKFVIGRVQGKTVGGGVGLASSVDYCFATKFASVKLSELAIGIGPFVVGPAVQRKLGISVMSQLAVDASSWRTADWAESHGLFAQVFESTEEMDGHVEGLAQKLAKSNPEAMEALKNNFWSGTEHWDELLEERAAMSGKLVLSEFTRNAISAFKAGQR, via the coding sequence ATGAATTCAACTGATTTCCCAAACGGAAACGTTACTCTCACAAAAAATGATGGAATTGGAACCATCGAGTTCTTTCATCCTGCCAGCAATTCCCTACCTGGAGTCATACTCAAATTGCTTGCAGATACCATTGCGGAAGCAGGAAATGACAATGAAATTCATGTAATCGTTATAAAATCGAGTGGAGACCGTGCGTTCTGCGCAGGGGCTAGTTTTGACGAGTTGATGTCCATAAATAATGAAGAAGTTGGAAAGGAGTTTTTTATGGGTTTTGCCAGAGTAATCAACGCAATGCGTAAAGCTCCCAAATTCGTCATCGGGCGTGTTCAGGGAAAAACAGTAGGCGGAGGGGTTGGCCTGGCTTCATCGGTAGATTATTGTTTTGCAACCAAATTCGCTTCTGTCAAGCTTAGTGAATTGGCCATCGGCATCGGGCCTTTCGTAGTCGGGCCTGCCGTCCAGCGAAAGCTAGGCATTTCAGTCATGTCACAATTGGCAGTTGACGCATCAAGTTGGCGAACGGCCGACTGGGCGGAAAGCCACGGGTTGTTTGCCCAAGTCTTTGAATCTACCGAGGAAATGGACGGCCACGTTGAGGGACTCGCTCAGAAATTAGCCAAAAGCAATCCCGAAGCCATGGAAGCATTAAAGAATAACTTCTGGTCAGGAACGGAACATTGGGATGAACTTCTTGAAGAACGCGCCGCAATGAGCGGTAAGTTGGTATTAAGTGAGTTTACACGAAATGCTATTTCTGCATTCAAAGCAGGCCAAAGGTAG
- a CDS encoding inorganic phosphate transporter, whose protein sequence is MDYYLILVIALLILAVADLMVGVSNDAVNFLNSAIGSKVASKRVILGIAAAGVFVGASFSSGMMEVARKGIFNPEYFSYADVMVIFMAVMITDILLLDLFNTLGMPTSTTVSIVFELLGASVVTGLLALSANPDVASSIWELINYEKASQIIAGIFLSIGVAFSIGAIVQFFTRLLFTFRFEKRLKKYGALFAGFAISIIVYFMLVKGIKGAVFVTPELAETISNSGLVIVLSTFLTSTILVFILERTFKINPLKLVVLLGTFSLAMAFAGNDLVNFIGVPITGYQSYFMWLDSGVAAENFMMSTLSKAVSAPPLMLYGAGVIMVLTLWFSAKAKKVTETSVNLGAQGAVDERFRPNILSKGIVNSANSFAAFFNGVVPRKTATIVNWRFRSLRQSANEQPAFDLVRASVNLMIASILIAFASSLKLPLSTTYVSFMVAMGASLADRAWGEGSAPYRVAGVVNVIGGWFLTAFGAFTAAGVVALCIYFGGFWVTIILFSVAFFILLKSNLPKALKKAAKN, encoded by the coding sequence ATGGATTATTACCTGATTCTGGTAATTGCATTGTTAATTTTGGCTGTAGCTGACCTCATGGTAGGCGTAAGCAACGATGCCGTAAACTTTTTAAATTCTGCTATTGGCTCCAAAGTAGCCTCCAAGCGAGTAATTCTAGGAATTGCTGCTGCAGGAGTCTTTGTAGGGGCTTCTTTCAGCAGTGGCATGATGGAAGTGGCCAGAAAAGGAATCTTCAACCCCGAGTACTTCTCCTACGCCGATGTTATGGTCATTTTCATGGCTGTAATGATCACCGACATCTTGTTACTCGACCTATTCAATACTCTCGGAATGCCTACAAGTACAACGGTTTCCATTGTATTTGAACTACTTGGAGCATCCGTAGTTACAGGGTTATTGGCCCTCTCTGCAAATCCAGACGTGGCTTCTTCTATTTGGGAGCTTATCAATTACGAAAAGGCCTCACAAATTATTGCAGGAATCTTTCTCAGCATCGGCGTTGCCTTCAGTATTGGTGCTATTGTTCAGTTTTTTACCCGTCTACTATTTACCTTCAGATTTGAAAAAAGACTCAAGAAATATGGAGCACTTTTCGCAGGTTTTGCCATTTCCATCATCGTATACTTCATGTTGGTTAAAGGGATAAAAGGTGCCGTATTCGTTACCCCTGAACTTGCTGAAACCATCAGCAATAGTGGTTTAGTCATTGTTTTATCAACCTTCCTCACTTCTACAATTCTTGTATTTATTTTGGAGCGCACCTTTAAGATAAACCCCTTAAAACTGGTCGTTCTACTAGGAACTTTTTCTCTTGCTATGGCCTTTGCAGGAAATGATTTGGTCAATTTTATCGGTGTACCAATCACAGGCTACCAATCCTATTTTATGTGGCTTGATTCAGGAGTTGCCGCTGAAAATTTCATGATGTCAACTCTTTCAAAGGCAGTCTCTGCGCCTCCTTTGATGCTTTATGGAGCAGGCGTCATTATGGTTCTCACCTTGTGGTTTTCGGCTAAAGCCAAAAAAGTAACCGAGACTTCGGTCAACCTAGGAGCTCAAGGAGCTGTAGACGAACGTTTTCGCCCTAATATTCTTTCCAAAGGGATAGTCAATTCAGCTAATTCTTTTGCGGCTTTTTTTAATGGTGTAGTTCCTAGGAAAACAGCGACAATAGTGAATTGGAGATTTCGTTCGCTCCGTCAAAGTGCCAATGAACAACCCGCGTTTGATTTGGTAAGGGCCAGCGTAAACCTAATGATAGCGAGTATTCTTATCGCTTTTGCTTCGTCTTTAAAACTCCCACTTTCGACAACCTATGTTTCATTCATGGTCGCTATGGGGGCATCACTTGCAGATCGAGCTTGGGGTGAAGGTAGTGCACCTTACCGAGTGGCAGGAGTGGTCAACGTAATCGGTGGGTGGTTTTTAACGGCATTTGGGGCATTCACCGCTGCCGGTGTTGTTGCCTTGTGCATTTACTTCGGTGGATTCTGGGTAACCATTATTCTGTTTTCAGTAGCTTTCTTCATCCTACTCAAATCAAATTTACCGAAGGCATTGAAAAAAGCGGCAAAGAATTAA
- a CDS encoding DUF349 domain-containing protein yields the protein MKSEILTRLKELASSDDVLANKKEFNELKSQLQNLLDHGIASVHEEGSDAEENNAVSPADNVAEATVEEDTNAPEQTTETIESTEVPKEEVTKASDVETTETVISEDSEGLSEIRKELQELSDKFKEKLKQIRESKAKLEKETVEEARKILAEMKELVAEEENIGKAFARFNEIMEHWKSLPKVSNDDYRELNTDYNKYVEQFFYNINIYKELKELDLKHNLDEKNAVLADQKKLLEENDIRLLEVEVRLNQDRWNEIGPTFKEEWNKIKGEFWQTTRGIYSKIQEFYDGRREEQEENLEAKKQLLEKVRHLESLELKSTKKWQDKSNELIQIQKDWKMIGFVPKAQSSALWKEFKSLCDSFFANKRKHFEELRTVQNENKDNKQALLKQANELKDSEDWKEASHALIQIQQKWKEIGPAHQRDENRLWRQFRESCDEFFKRRNENRAGRGDREKENLQAKEALLAEITAWTPEKGKRNENIAALKDFGEKWRHIGFVPFAKKDEVGAKYKELMDEKYGALDIDNNERKKIRLEEKIETLKESDKSDVLLRRESDHVRNKISKLNSDIIQFENNMGFFAKSKGADKLKEEVEKKIERARKEIEALKEQLSILRDA from the coding sequence ATGAAATCCGAAATCCTCACCCGTCTGAAAGAATTGGCCAGTTCTGATGATGTGCTAGCCAACAAAAAAGAGTTTAACGAACTTAAATCACAACTTCAAAACCTTCTTGATCACGGAATAGCTTCCGTACATGAAGAAGGTTCTGATGCTGAAGAGAATAACGCAGTATCCCCAGCGGATAATGTAGCTGAAGCGACAGTAGAAGAAGATACGAATGCTCCTGAACAAACTACCGAAACGATTGAATCCACTGAAGTTCCCAAGGAGGAAGTAACTAAGGCATCCGATGTGGAAACAACCGAAACCGTCATTAGCGAAGATTCTGAAGGGCTTTCGGAAATAAGAAAAGAGCTGCAAGAGCTTTCGGATAAATTCAAAGAAAAGCTGAAGCAGATCAGAGAATCCAAAGCTAAGCTTGAAAAAGAGACCGTAGAAGAAGCCAGAAAGATACTGGCAGAGATGAAAGAGCTGGTAGCAGAAGAAGAAAATATCGGTAAAGCTTTTGCTCGATTCAATGAGATCATGGAGCATTGGAAGTCACTTCCAAAAGTCAGTAATGATGATTACAGAGAGCTCAATACAGACTACAATAAATATGTTGAGCAATTTTTCTACAATATCAACATCTACAAGGAACTCAAAGAGCTTGACTTAAAGCATAATCTCGATGAAAAAAATGCCGTATTGGCTGATCAAAAGAAACTTTTGGAAGAGAATGACATTCGCTTATTGGAAGTAGAGGTCAGACTGAATCAAGACCGTTGGAACGAAATCGGCCCGACGTTTAAAGAGGAATGGAATAAAATAAAGGGAGAGTTTTGGCAGACTACAAGGGGCATATACAGTAAGATCCAAGAATTCTATGACGGCAGAAGAGAAGAACAAGAGGAAAATTTAGAAGCCAAAAAGCAGTTGCTCGAAAAAGTGCGACACCTCGAGTCACTCGAGCTTAAATCGACCAAGAAATGGCAAGATAAATCCAATGAATTAATTCAAATTCAAAAAGATTGGAAAATGATTGGGTTCGTTCCGAAAGCTCAGTCAAGTGCACTATGGAAAGAGTTTAAGAGCCTCTGCGACTCCTTTTTTGCGAATAAGAGAAAGCACTTTGAAGAATTAAGAACTGTCCAGAATGAAAACAAGGATAACAAGCAAGCACTGCTGAAGCAGGCTAACGAATTGAAGGATAGTGAAGATTGGAAAGAAGCTTCACACGCTTTGATTCAAATTCAACAGAAATGGAAAGAAATAGGTCCTGCTCACCAAAGAGATGAAAACAGACTATGGCGTCAATTCAGAGAGTCGTGTGATGAATTCTTCAAAAGAAGAAATGAAAACAGAGCTGGTAGAGGTGATAGAGAAAAGGAAAACCTTCAGGCGAAAGAGGCTCTATTAGCAGAAATCACTGCCTGGACTCCCGAAAAAGGAAAGAGAAACGAGAATATAGCTGCGCTGAAAGATTTTGGCGAAAAATGGCGACACATCGGTTTTGTGCCGTTTGCCAAGAAGGATGAAGTTGGCGCCAAGTACAAAGAGCTTATGGATGAAAAATACGGAGCTCTGGATATTGACAACAACGAGCGTAAAAAAATCAGGCTTGAGGAAAAGATTGAAACCCTCAAAGAGTCTGACAAGAGCGACGTATTGCTTAGACGCGAATCGGACCATGTGCGCAATAAAATCTCAAAACTCAACAGCGACATTATTCAGTTTGAAAACAACATGGGATTTTTCGCTAAATCGAAGGGAGCAGATAAATTGAAAGAGGAAGTTGAAAAGAAAATAGAACGAGCCAGAAAAGAAATCGAAGCGCTTAAAGAACAGCTAAGTATTCTAAGGGATGCTTAA